The genomic DNA TATATTTTCAAAAAACACATTGCAGGATGATGAATACAATTTATACAGACAAATATTTAACATAATATATAATTCACTGCCAAGACCTGATTTATATGTATTTTTACATTCAAAAACTGATAATCTTATTAAAAACATAAAAAAACGCGGAAGAGATTATGAGCAAAATATCAATAAAGAATATCTGGAAAAAATACAAAAAGGATATTTTGACTTTTTCAGGCAGCAAAGTGATTTAAAAATACTTGTTATAGACACAAATAATATAAATTTTGTTGAGAAAGATAATGATTATAATGCTGTTGTTAATCTGATTTTTAATAAAGATTACAAACTCGGAATTAACAGGGAAATATTGTAGAATGTAGTATCTTGTGTTTTGTTATAAGTTATAAATTACGAGTCGTTTTTATTTTCTGCAACCTGTAACCGATTATGAGAAATGTAAATTGGGAAATTCGGGAAATTCATTTTTTTTTACAATAATTGATTAAATTACTTAATTTTCATTTTCAAAATCTGGCAGATTTAATTTATTTAAGACTCTGTCAGATTTTTTAAACTCTGACAGGTCGAGTAAATAGCTATGACTACTGCAATGGCATTCAATAAATTCTGTTAAAACATTCGCCAGGCAGTTAGTGTAATTAAAAATATACTTGAATATATCAGAACTGCAAAAATCGAAATTATTCTTGATGTTCTGTTTTTATATTGTTGTTTCCGAATTATAAATAACGATAACGCTAAACCACCGACAGATAATAATATGGCAATTATACCAATGTATGGTGATATTACAGATAAAATGTCTTTATTTAATAATTCGGGATTGTTAATTAGCAATTGTGCAGTTTTTACTCCTTTTGGGTCGGAAAATACAAAATCCCAATATGGTATTCGTGATGTAGTTTTTAAAAGTGCTTTAAGCAAATGCATACTTGCAGTAACCGGT from Bacteroidales bacterium includes the following:
- a CDS encoding deoxynucleoside kinase encodes the protein MKYNFIVIEGNIGVGKTTLVKKIAEQFNAKLILEQFADNPFLPKFYNDKERYSFPLEMSFLADRYNQLKKDLSNRDLFKTFTIADYYFMKSLIFSKNTLQDDEYNLYRQIFNIIYNSLPRPDLYVFLHSKTDNLIKNIKKRGRDYEQNINKEYLEKIQKGYFDFFRQQSDLKILVIDTNNINFVEKDNDYNAVVNLIFNKDYKLGINREIL